CTCTCCTTGCAACAGGGCACCTGAAGGATACTGTTCAATTGCCGCCCCTCGGCTATCTTCATCCGTGGGGGGTCCGGGGGGCAACGCCCCCCGGTGCGAGACGGCGGTGAAGATTCTGCGGTCGGGGCGGCACGCCTGATCATCACCCCTTCCCACATCTTCACGCCGGGGGCAGCGCCCCCGGATCCCCGGGACGAAGATAGGGGCGGGAAGGCAGAGAGCCCGATCGTTCTGAGGGCGGTTTTGTTCTCCGGATATCAGGTGTGAGAGAAATCTGTGTGTTCAAATTCTCATCCATAACTCCAGAATTGAACGTCTGGATCATTTCCATGGTAATCGTTCATGAGGTTATCCCAAAACTCATGTTCATCTGGCTATGGAGAAATCTCATGTTCGGGTAGATGTTCCCCCGGATTCTCTGGCGAAGGGTGCGAACCCCCGCCTTCCCCCCATTCTCCACCGGGGGACTGACGCCCCCGGACCCCCGAAAACAGGAGAGAACCCGGGAAGGGTAGATTCGATCGTGAAGGGGTCTGCCATCCGCCCCCCTATCGTAATGGTGGGAGGACCGGGGGGTGAAACCCCACGGGACAGGCACCAGAACAGGATTTTTCAGAACCAAATGCGAGGAATTTCATCGACATGACAAAGGTTTCTGATCAGTTTTGGGATGACCTCTATGAAAAAAAAGTTTCAGGCGGTTCTTTGAAAGCCACCTCGGCGATTTTCATGGTAAACCTTTGTACTCCGGCCGATGTATCTCTCTGGCCCCGTGGGGCGAGCGCCGACCCCCTGCCTTCCCCCTACATCTTACCGGGGTTAAGCCCTCGGACCCCCACCTACGATTATCCCTGAGAAAGATGGACGTGGAGGTCTTGATGATGGGGACTGCCATCCTGCCTCTATCCCGACGCTCGCGCTCGCCGCCGTCACTCCCGACCAGAAAATCTACAGAGTCGAATTCTTTTGCGCCGGTCCCGCTCCCTTTTATCGATAGTGCCGGGGCGTAAAAGTGGCGCCCCTTCCAGGAAAGGAAAAAAAGAATATTCCGGGAAAAGATCTGTTACTGGAGGTTCCCGGGGACGTACTTCTCCGGCACCATGACCTGGAGCGTGTACGATCTGATGCACCGGGTGTTGATCACAAACCAGTAGTCTCTCTGCCCCTCATAGAAGGTCTCTTTCCAGTTCTCGTTTTTCCACTCTCGGGTTGCGTTTTCTGCCGGGACGAGGTCTGCGCGCTGGAGGGTGACGATCCTGACAAACCTGTTGGGGTCCGCGGCGTCCATCACCTGGACATTGAGGTACCCGAATTCGGTGTTGTACGGGTCGGCATCATAGCGCAGCTCCCAGTACGGCACCGGGACATGGATGATCTCGGTCGTCCCGCTCCCTGTGCCGCGGATCGTGGCATAGGGGACCATGGTGTCTTTCCCGGCATCGCCGGAGGGAGTCTCTCTCCACCTGACCTGCTCGTCCGAGATATTCAGATGGTATGTTGCCGGGTCGACAAACCCGATATCCCGGACCTTCCCGTCCCACCCTGGCATGAGGGGTGTGGGTGTCGGGGTGAACGTCACCTGCGCGGGATCGCTTCCCTGAAGCGTCTGGTTGATCGGGGCCGCCGCGATCATCGGCTTGATGAAAAGCGCGATGACTATTACAATGACCAGCCCGGCGGCGAGACTGAGGAGATCTGCCCGTTCCATTTTATCACCTTTCTGAAGATACTACTCCTGGGACGATAATACTTTTTTTGTATATCTCCGTTCATTATGCTGTGTTTAGGGTATAAATCCACAAATCCGTTTCTGGCTGAAAACAAAATCTATATATGTAAATACACAAATCAATAATGTAGGAATGTTGGAAAGGTCCAGCGTTCACTGATCAATCAGGGTGAAGTTTATGAGAAAATTCGGAATGAATGATGAGGCATTCACCGGTCTCGAAGCAGCGATCGTCCTGATCGCCTTCGTTGTCGTGGCCGCTGTGTTCTCATACATGATGCTCGGCGCTGGTTTCTTCACCTCCCAGAAGAGCCAGGAAGTCGTCCACACGGCGACTTCTCAGACGAGTTCGTCGGTCGATCTGGCGGGCAGCGTTGTCGTGATAGGTGATGAGGATAAGCTGGCCAATGCGACCTTTTACCTCCAGTTGACCTCCGGTGGCACAGCCGTCGACCTCAACAGGACTGCATATGCGGTGACCACTGACAACGCCTTCGCGTTG
The genomic region above belongs to Methanofollis sp. and contains:
- a CDS encoding flagellin, with translation MNDEAFTGLEAAIVLIAFVVVAAVFSYMMLGAGFFTSQKSQEVVHTATSQTSSSVDLAGSVVVIGDEDKLANATFYLQLTSGGTAVDLNRTAYAVTTDNAFALLNSTQVKYTWYNNGTDTDSLLEAGELVKVDIPLSKSLLTGDTKAVVTVNPRQIFTIDVKPSVGAALSLARTAPTRIDKGIYYEVY